One region of Treponema primitia ZAS-1 genomic DNA includes:
- a CDS encoding response regulator: MIQLKRLKKIFYGNTAVILFSVAAFLVLIISIYASVLISSLSSYLRDTIEERLMATGREAAKLISPEELAELVVPADMEKPLYADVRQRLIRYGEETNILFVYFYRITEDNMTQPIVDNDETEEAYNLNSEALEMEPMILRAYQEGVTVTTPLGDYSIGYGGLLSAFSPIFDKNGEVIGIAGVDIPDERLLKTTIHSVALSALLLISLAFLITAGFISLSVYKKKEQESSKQFRQQVLMTDLARHFISTNVDTAGLINEALRITGEFLDVTRMLVGVAEPDSEISHAAYVWCATDDIVTAPDTEGLNEIINSFPRQQPADGSVPMIACNSIRADPRFEVMEKVAVKSFIMVPLYVDGRYWAVLSVEECLAERVWSEGDKQLVHTVCSVIAGSVGRDRRERERDAALEQAEKASKAKTDFLANMSHEIRTPMNAIIGMTSIAKSSSDYEKKEYCLNKISEASTHLLGVINDILDMSKIEANKFDLSPDEFVFEKLLQKVVNVINFRVEEKSQILTVHFDKNIPRSFYGDDQRLAQVITNLLSNAVKFTPELGTIKLDTQLEKKEGIIYTIRISVTDSGIGISQEQQSRLFSSFEQAETGTSRKFGGTGLGLAISKRIVEMMGGTIWIESELGKGASFIFTVKLELGPDHPEESLLSPGINWKNLRVLAVDDSEDIRAYFLELAERLGFNCETAASGEDAIARIEKNGPYDMYFVDWKMPGMDGIELSRWINEKAAVQNQQDAVLSKSVVIMISATEWNTIEDDAKKAGVAKFLPKPLFPSALADIINQCLGKNTIVAASESEKTVADDFSGRHILLAEDVEINQEIVIALLEPTSIMIDCAGNGAEALRIFSGDPAKYDIILMDVQMPEMDGYEATRKIRASGLPNADTIPIVAMTANVFREDIEKCLAVGMNDHVGKPLDFEEVLAKLRLYLGKKRS, encoded by the coding sequence ATGATTCAACTAAAAAGGCTGAAAAAAATATTTTATGGAAATACTGCGGTAATTCTTTTTTCCGTAGCGGCCTTTTTAGTTTTGATAATTTCTATCTACGCAAGTGTTTTAATCAGTTCACTTTCGTCCTATCTGCGGGATACCATTGAAGAACGGCTTATGGCCACCGGCCGCGAAGCCGCCAAATTAATCAGTCCGGAAGAATTGGCGGAGCTGGTGGTTCCCGCCGATATGGAAAAACCCCTCTATGCCGATGTCCGCCAGCGGCTCATTCGGTATGGGGAAGAAACCAATATACTTTTTGTCTATTTTTATCGGATAACTGAAGATAATATGACGCAGCCCATTGTGGACAATGATGAGACTGAAGAGGCCTATAACCTCAATTCCGAAGCTCTGGAAATGGAGCCCATGATTTTGCGGGCATATCAGGAAGGTGTCACGGTTACCACCCCATTGGGGGATTATTCCATTGGGTATGGCGGGCTTCTTTCGGCATTTTCTCCCATATTTGATAAAAATGGAGAGGTAATCGGTATTGCAGGGGTGGACATCCCCGATGAACGGCTCTTGAAAACCACGATCCACAGTGTAGCCCTCTCAGCTTTACTGTTGATTTCCCTGGCCTTTCTCATTACCGCCGGATTTATTAGTCTTTCCGTTTATAAAAAGAAGGAACAGGAATCTTCCAAGCAGTTCAGGCAGCAGGTGCTGATGACGGACCTGGCGCGGCATTTTATCTCTACCAATGTGGATACCGCCGGGCTTATTAACGAAGCCTTAAGGATTACCGGCGAATTTTTGGATGTTACCAGGATGCTGGTGGGGGTGGCTGAACCGGATTCGGAGATAAGCCATGCCGCCTATGTCTGGTGCGCTACCGATGATATTGTCACTGCCCCCGATACGGAGGGGCTCAATGAAATCATCAATAGTTTCCCCCGGCAGCAGCCGGCCGATGGTTCTGTTCCTATGATTGCCTGTAATAGTATTCGTGCGGATCCACGCTTCGAGGTCATGGAAAAGGTTGCGGTTAAATCCTTTATCATGGTTCCCCTCTATGTGGACGGCCGGTACTGGGCGGTGCTGAGCGTAGAGGAATGTTTGGCGGAGCGGGTCTGGAGCGAGGGTGATAAACAGCTTGTTCACACCGTATGCAGCGTTATTGCCGGCAGTGTAGGCAGGGACCGCCGGGAACGGGAACGGGACGCCGCTCTGGAACAGGCGGAAAAGGCCAGCAAAGCCAAGACCGATTTCCTGGCAAACATGAGCCACGAGATCCGTACCCCCATGAACGCCATCATCGGTATGACATCTATTGCCAAATCATCTTCTGATTATGAGAAAAAAGAATACTGTCTGAATAAGATCAGCGAAGCGTCCACCCATTTATTAGGGGTCATCAACGATATTCTGGATATGTCAAAAATTGAGGCTAATAAATTTGATCTTTCCCCGGATGAATTTGTCTTTGAAAAGCTGTTACAAAAAGTAGTGAATGTAATTAATTTCCGGGTGGAAGAAAAAAGCCAGATTTTAACGGTTCATTTTGATAAAAATATTCCCCGGTCATTTTATGGGGATGATCAGCGCCTTGCCCAGGTGATAACAAATCTGCTTTCAAACGCCGTAAAGTTTACCCCCGAATTAGGTACTATTAAGCTGGATACACAGCTAGAAAAAAAAGAGGGTATCATTTATACCATCCGCATCAGCGTTACCGACTCCGGTATCGGGATAAGCCAGGAACAGCAGTCCCGGCTTTTCTCGTCCTTTGAACAGGCCGAAACCGGTACCTCCCGCAAATTCGGCGGGACCGGCCTGGGACTGGCCATTTCGAAGCGTATCGTGGAGATGATGGGCGGTACGATCTGGATTGAGTCGGAACTGGGAAAGGGCGCATCCTTTATCTTTACGGTGAAGCTTGAGTTGGGGCCGGATCATCCGGAGGAGAGCCTTCTCAGTCCCGGAATAAACTGGAAAAACCTGCGGGTCCTTGCGGTGGATGACTCCGAGGATATTAGGGCCTATTTTTTGGAACTCGCAGAAAGACTGGGCTTTAACTGTGAGACCGCCGCCTCCGGGGAAGATGCAATTGCCCGTATCGAAAAGAACGGCCCCTACGATATGTATTTTGTTGACTGGAAAATGCCCGGCATGGACGGCATCGAACTTTCCCGTTGGATTAACGAAAAAGCCGCTGTGCAGAATCAACAGGATGCCGTTCTCTCAAAATCCGTAGTAATAATGATTTCCGCAACAGAATGGAACACCATTGAGGATGATGCGAAAAAAGCCGGGGTTGCCAAGTTCCTTCCAAAACCCCTGTTTCCTTCCGCCCTGGCGGATATCATCAACCAGTGTTTGGGAAAAAATACTATTGTTGCAGCATCGGAATCTGAAAAAACGGTAGCGGATGATTTTAGCGGCCGCCATATCCTTCTTGCGGAGGACGTGGAGATAAACCAGGAGATCGTGATCGCTCTTTTGGAACCTACATCCATTATGATAGACTGCGCCGGGAATGGTGCTGAGGCGCTGCGGATATTCTCCGGGGATCCGGCGAAGTATGATATCATTTTGATGGATGTCCAGATGCCTGAAATGGACGGGTACGAGGCTACCAGAAAAATTCGTGCTTCCGGCCTTCCCAATGCTGATACCATCCCCATCGTTGCCATGACCGCCAATGTGTTTAGAGAGGATATTGAGAAATGTCTTGCGGTGGGTATGAACGATCATGTCGGGAAACCACTGGATTTTGAGGAAGTTCTGGCAAAACTGCGGCTATACC
- the tpiA gene encoding triose-phosphate isomerase, translating to MSRTYYIAGNWKMHKTRAEAAELAKALVSQLKDGKHKYLVAPTFTSIETVAAIVKGSNIRLGAQNMAAEEQGAHTGEVSVLQLKDLGVQTVILGHSERRHVYKEDDALINKKVKLALQHGLEVILCVGELLSEREAGKAEAVCETQTVKGLEGVGAKDLSSIVIAYEPVWAIGTGKTATPEDADAIHAYIRKVVGKLYGEAEAQKIIIQYGGSVKADNAAQLMAKENIDGALVGGAALKADSFVPIAKFS from the coding sequence ATGAGCAGAACTTACTACATTGCAGGAAATTGGAAGATGCATAAAACACGGGCGGAGGCGGCGGAGCTTGCAAAGGCTCTGGTGTCGCAGCTTAAGGACGGTAAGCACAAGTACCTGGTAGCCCCGACCTTTACCAGCATTGAAACCGTGGCAGCAATTGTGAAGGGCAGCAATATCCGTTTAGGCGCCCAGAACATGGCCGCCGAGGAACAGGGCGCCCATACGGGGGAAGTTTCGGTGCTGCAGCTGAAGGACCTGGGTGTCCAGACGGTGATCCTGGGACACAGTGAAAGGCGGCATGTCTACAAAGAAGATGACGCCCTGATAAATAAAAAGGTAAAGCTGGCCCTGCAGCACGGCCTTGAGGTGATCCTCTGCGTAGGGGAACTCCTTTCGGAACGGGAAGCGGGCAAGGCGGAAGCGGTATGCGAGACCCAGACCGTCAAGGGGCTTGAGGGCGTAGGCGCAAAGGATCTTTCCAGTATCGTTATCGCCTATGAACCGGTGTGGGCCATCGGGACCGGCAAGACCGCCACCCCGGAGGACGCCGACGCTATCCATGCGTATATCCGCAAGGTGGTAGGAAAATTGTACGGGGAAGCGGAAGCCCAGAAGATCATTATCCAGTACGGCGGATCGGTTAAGGCTGATAATGCCGCACAGCTTATGGCCAAAGAAAATATTGATGGCGCATTGGTTGGCGGGGCTGCCCTTAAGGCGGATAGCTTCGTACCCATAGCAAAATTCAGCTGA
- a CDS encoding phosphoglycerate kinase produces MIKTVKDVDLKGKRVIMRVDFNVPMKDGVVQDDTRITAAIPTIKYILDQGVKTLTLMSHLGDPSKDAKKAKEKAEKDGKTFDEAAYIKGKHRIAPVAAYLEKKLGKKVVFAGEDSDYGKKAFIDGQPAGTVIMLENTRFHKEETSKEAADRDKLAKELASYGDIFVNDAFGTAHRDHASTASIAKFVPISVAGFLMEKEVNYLEPIVTSPQKPLVAIIGGAKVSSKIAVLESLLKNASALVIGGGMAYTFLKAQGHKVGKSLIEDEQLDTAKQILASAQKIGADIVLPVDHVAAETFDPAAKPIAVDSLDLPDNLMGLDVGPKTVAKYKDVLAKAKTIVWNGPVGVFEFDAFAKGTESVAKLVAEATGRGAITVVGGGDSVAAVNKFGLADKMSHVSTGGGASLELLEGKKLPGIEVTRG; encoded by the coding sequence ATGATTAAAACGGTAAAAGATGTAGATCTTAAGGGCAAGCGGGTTATCATGCGGGTGGACTTCAATGTCCCCATGAAAGACGGCGTTGTCCAGGACGATACCCGTATCACCGCAGCTATTCCCACGATCAAATATATCCTGGACCAGGGGGTTAAGACGCTGACCCTAATGAGCCACCTGGGAGACCCTTCCAAGGATGCTAAAAAGGCTAAGGAAAAGGCGGAAAAAGACGGTAAGACCTTTGACGAGGCCGCCTATATTAAGGGTAAGCACCGGATAGCGCCGGTAGCCGCCTATCTGGAAAAGAAGCTGGGCAAAAAGGTTGTCTTTGCCGGGGAAGATTCGGACTATGGAAAAAAAGCCTTCATCGATGGGCAGCCCGCGGGAACGGTGATCATGCTGGAAAACACCCGGTTCCACAAGGAAGAGACATCCAAGGAAGCGGCGGACCGGGATAAGCTGGCCAAGGAGCTGGCTTCCTACGGGGATATTTTTGTGAACGATGCTTTCGGTACCGCCCACCGGGATCACGCCTCTACCGCATCTATCGCCAAGTTCGTGCCTATTTCAGTGGCGGGTTTTCTTATGGAAAAAGAGGTTAACTACCTGGAGCCCATTGTTACCAGTCCCCAGAAACCTCTGGTGGCCATCATCGGCGGCGCCAAGGTTTCCTCCAAGATTGCAGTTTTAGAAAGTCTTTTGAAGAACGCCAGCGCACTGGTGATTGGCGGCGGCATGGCCTACACGTTTCTTAAGGCCCAGGGCCATAAGGTGGGCAAATCTTTAATTGAAGATGAACAGCTGGATACCGCAAAGCAGATCCTTGCGTCTGCGCAAAAAATCGGCGCCGACATTGTCCTTCCGGTGGATCATGTGGCAGCCGAAACCTTTGACCCCGCTGCCAAACCGATAGCGGTGGACAGCCTGGATCTCCCGGATAATCTTATGGGCCTGGATGTAGGTCCCAAGACGGTAGCTAAATACAAGGACGTGCTTGCCAAGGCTAAAACCATAGTATGGAACGGCCCGGTTGGGGTCTTTGAGTTCGACGCCTTTGCCAAGGGTACCGAATCGGTGGCTAAGCTCGTAGCGGAAGCTACCGGCCGGGGAGCTATAACCGTAGTAGGCGGCGGAGATTCCGTAGCTGCGGTAAACAAGTTTGGCCTCGCCGACAAGATGAGCCACGTTTCCACCGGCGGCGGAGCTTCACTGGAATTACTGGAAGGTAAAAAGCTGCCCGGCATCGAAGTAACCCGCGGGTAA
- the gap gene encoding type I glyceraldehyde-3-phosphate dehydrogenase, whose translation MKVAINGFGRIGRLVFQALVGQGLLGKDKIDVVAVVDISTDAKYFAYQLKYDSTQGQMKADIGTDGDDVLVVNGHKIKCLNGKSVSGISELPWKSLGIDYVIESTGLYTNEKAYGHIEAGAKKVIISAPAKSGDDSKPIKTFVIGVNNEEYDPSKHHVLSNASCTTNCLAPLVHVLLKEGFGIETGLMTTIHSLTATQKTVDGVSAKDWRGGRAAAENIIPSTTGAAKAVGEVLPSTKGHLTGMSFRVPTPTGSVVDLTFRSVKDTSIQEIDAALKKASETYLKGILQYANEEIVSRDIIHNPHTSIYDSLATLQNNLPGEKRFFKVVSWYDNEWGYSNKVVDLLKYIDSKK comes from the coding sequence ATGAAAGTAGCTATTAACGGATTTGGCCGTATTGGCCGTCTGGTGTTCCAGGCCCTTGTGGGTCAGGGACTTCTTGGAAAAGATAAGATCGATGTGGTAGCGGTGGTGGATATTTCCACCGATGCGAAATATTTTGCCTATCAGCTTAAATATGATTCTACCCAGGGCCAGATGAAAGCGGATATCGGTACCGATGGTGACGATGTTCTTGTGGTAAACGGCCACAAAATCAAGTGCCTGAATGGTAAATCCGTGTCCGGTATCTCGGAATTGCCCTGGAAAAGCCTGGGGATTGACTATGTTATCGAATCCACCGGCCTCTATACCAATGAAAAAGCCTATGGACATATCGAAGCGGGGGCCAAAAAGGTCATTATTTCCGCTCCCGCCAAATCCGGCGACGATTCCAAGCCCATTAAAACCTTTGTCATTGGGGTAAATAACGAGGAATACGATCCTTCCAAGCACCATGTCCTTTCTAATGCAAGCTGCACCACTAACTGCCTTGCGCCATTGGTGCATGTTCTCCTGAAAGAAGGGTTCGGCATTGAAACCGGTCTTATGACCACCATCCACAGCTTAACGGCAACACAGAAAACTGTGGACGGCGTTTCCGCCAAGGACTGGCGGGGTGGCCGGGCTGCTGCGGAAAACATCATCCCCTCCACCACCGGCGCGGCCAAGGCAGTTGGGGAAGTGCTTCCCTCCACCAAGGGTCATCTTACCGGTATGTCTTTCCGGGTACCTACCCCCACGGGTTCCGTGGTAGACCTGACCTTCCGGTCCGTTAAGGATACTTCTATCCAGGAAATCGACGCGGCCCTCAAAAAGGCCAGTGAGACCTACCTTAAGGGTATCCTGCAGTACGCTAATGAGGAAATTGTCTCCCGGGACATTATCCACAATCCGCATACCTCAATTTATGACAGCCTTGCCACCCTCCAGAATAATCTCCCCGGGGAGAAGCGGTTCTTCAAGGTAGTTTCCTGGTACGATAACGAATGGGGCTATTCCAACAAGGTTGTGGATCTCCTGAAGTATATCGACAGCAAAAAGTAA
- a CDS encoding Hpt domain-containing protein: MAENVITGANGAVYINIDEGLKRVINNGKLFAKLLTKFKTSNAGSLDEVLSFVAAGDYEKAKISIHTLKGIAANLALTELYKQTVETEAQIKAGALDPGTQESVKKCFAETLVLLDEVVAKYGG, translated from the coding sequence ATGGCTGAAAATGTTATTACCGGCGCCAACGGTGCAGTTTATATCAATATTGATGAGGGACTAAAAAGGGTTATAAACAACGGAAAGCTCTTTGCAAAGCTTTTGACTAAATTTAAAACCAGTAATGCCGGTTCCCTGGACGAAGTCTTGAGTTTTGTTGCGGCCGGGGACTATGAAAAAGCCAAGATTTCAATACATACCCTTAAGGGGATCGCCGCCAATTTGGCCTTAACGGAGCTCTATAAACAAACCGTGGAAACAGAAGCCCAAATAAAGGCTGGCGCCCTGGATCCTGGTACCCAGGAATCGGTTAAAAAATGTTTTGCTGAAACGTTAGTTCTCCTTGATGAGGTAGTAGCAAAATATGGCGGATAG
- a CDS encoding HD-GYP domain-containing protein encodes MADSINNLPTVLVVDDVDMNVMILEEILKDNYNIMTASNGVEALDKLHKADVLPKIILLDVFMPEMNGYELLEIMKSDKALKRIPVIFITTSDNESEGLAAGAVDFINKPFNEEIVKLRVKNQLELKNYSDSLEDMVAEKTAEATATLDNTLQALANIIEYRNLESGSHVKRTQFFCKALVEYLLESESEYAAELRGMQPEIITKSMALHDVGKIGIPDKILLKPGKLDPDEYDIMKTHTVVGKNIIEEMMTAVKDKDSIYLRHCRSIAYSHHERFDGKGYPQGLQGYDIPLAARIAALSDVYDALVCARVYKSAMSYDEAIHIIVEGKGTQFDPVLTDAVIQIQDKFQEISRSNQ; translated from the coding sequence ATGGCGGATAGCATCAATAACCTCCCAACCGTACTGGTTGTTGACGATGTTGATATGAATGTTATGATCCTTGAGGAAATCCTGAAGGATAACTACAATATCATGACCGCCAGTAATGGGGTTGAGGCGCTGGATAAGCTGCATAAAGCCGATGTTCTCCCCAAGATCATCCTGTTGGACGTTTTTATGCCCGAAATGAACGGGTATGAATTGCTTGAAATCATGAAATCCGATAAGGCCCTCAAGCGGATTCCGGTTATTTTCATCACCACTTCGGATAACGAAAGCGAAGGTCTGGCCGCCGGCGCCGTGGATTTTATCAATAAGCCCTTCAATGAGGAAATCGTCAAGCTCCGGGTAAAGAACCAGCTTGAACTGAAAAATTACAGCGACAGTCTGGAAGATATGGTAGCCGAAAAGACCGCCGAAGCCACCGCTACCCTGGATAATACCCTGCAGGCCCTGGCGAATATCATTGAATACCGAAACCTGGAATCCGGCAGCCACGTCAAGCGGACCCAATTCTTCTGTAAGGCCCTGGTAGAGTATCTCCTGGAATCCGAGTCAGAATATGCCGCTGAACTCCGGGGTATGCAACCCGAAATAATCACCAAATCCATGGCCCTCCACGATGTGGGGAAGATTGGCATCCCCGACAAGATACTCCTCAAGCCGGGGAAATTGGACCCGGATGAATATGACATTATGAAAACCCATACGGTGGTTGGGAAGAACATTATTGAAGAAATGATGACCGCCGTAAAAGACAAGGATTCCATTTACCTCCGGCATTGCCGAAGTATAGCCTACAGCCACCATGAACGCTTTGACGGCAAGGGTTATCCTCAGGGTCTCCAGGGCTACGATATCCCCCTGGCTGCCCGGATAGCAGCCCTTTCGGACGTGTACGACGCCCTGGTTTGCGCCCGGGTTTACAAGTCCGCCATGTCCTATGATGAAGCCATTCACATCATCGTAGAGGGCAAGGGAACCCAGTTTGACCCGGTACTCACCGATGCGGTAATACAGATACAAGATAAATTCCAGGAGATTTCCCGAAGTAACCAATAG
- a CDS encoding tetratricopeptide repeat protein: MEKFKLPDRHILQKQYERHSEAMVNVTKELRELIEQAVQELPSPPTIKGRPKDFNSFFKKYIRILNSQSSELQAKIPVKDGMPRITDLIGIRIVCPFLEEVDTVEALLTKIFDIVEVEKKGSNYSFKEFGYESTHILVKIPPHLIEKYGDCGCDVAEVQVRTILQDAWAEVEHELVYKAEFTPFDEPMKRKLAAINANLSLADIIFKEIRTYQRQLNEEFGKRRYSFFKKIEDATDSFLFDTGDQEEKMDGIPAEFSIGVTDSASMDDLLLNALYAHNKNQFNEAIYFYSRILEMNPDSSVCALVHKHRGMANFARSNYEDAVEDFTQSLKLDPKSYKSAYYRGLVKAVRQQYSEAVDDFTLSIDINPYQHYCLYRRGQAYYHLGDLPQALADCESALVLDPDSRSAQQFKEILRKKLKM; the protein is encoded by the coding sequence ATGGAAAAATTCAAACTTCCGGATCGTCATATCCTTCAGAAACAGTATGAACGGCACAGCGAGGCCATGGTCAATGTCACCAAGGAATTACGGGAATTAATCGAACAGGCGGTTCAGGAACTCCCTTCTCCTCCCACCATTAAGGGCAGGCCAAAGGATTTTAACAGTTTCTTTAAAAAGTACATCCGCATTCTTAACAGCCAATCCTCGGAACTTCAGGCTAAAATTCCCGTGAAAGATGGGATGCCCCGGATTACCGACCTGATCGGCATCCGTATTGTATGCCCCTTTCTTGAGGAAGTTGATACGGTAGAGGCCCTGCTAACAAAGATTTTTGATATTGTTGAAGTTGAAAAGAAGGGATCTAACTATTCTTTTAAAGAATTTGGTTATGAATCTACCCATATCCTGGTTAAAATCCCCCCCCATTTGATAGAAAAGTATGGTGATTGCGGCTGTGATGTAGCGGAGGTTCAAGTCCGTACCATACTTCAGGATGCTTGGGCCGAGGTGGAGCATGAACTGGTCTATAAAGCCGAATTTACACCCTTTGACGAACCGATGAAACGTAAACTTGCAGCAATAAACGCCAATCTTTCTCTGGCGGATATTATATTTAAGGAAATTAGAACCTATCAGCGGCAGTTAAATGAGGAATTTGGGAAACGCCGGTATTCTTTCTTCAAAAAAATAGAAGACGCCACGGATTCTTTTTTATTTGACACCGGGGATCAGGAAGAAAAAATGGATGGGATCCCCGCAGAATTCAGTATAGGGGTTACGGATAGCGCATCCATGGACGATCTCCTCCTGAATGCCCTTTACGCCCACAATAAGAACCAGTTTAACGAGGCAATCTATTTTTACAGCCGCATTCTGGAAATGAATCCCGATAGCTCAGTCTGCGCCTTAGTTCATAAGCACCGTGGGATGGCTAATTTTGCCCGGTCCAATTACGAAGATGCGGTGGAGGACTTTACCCAATCGCTGAAACTGGACCCGAAGTCCTACAAGTCGGCCTATTACCGAGGCTTGGTCAAGGCGGTACGCCAGCAATATTCAGAGGCGGTGGACGATTTTACCCTGTCCATCGATATAAACCCCTACCAACACTACTGCCTGTACCGCCGGGGCCAGGCTTATTATCACTTGGGCGATTTACCTCAGGCTTTGGCGGACTGCGAATCCGCTTTGGTTTTAGACCCGGATTCGCGATCGGCACAGCAGTTCAAGGAGATTCTGCGAAAAAAGCTGAAAATGTAG
- a CDS encoding flagellar filament outer layer protein FlaA — protein MKRIFILVTVALFTAGAVFADEAVLIDFAKLAADITVNDDSDGAKPNENRRTMMDYGTVAGGSFTTEQKQVMKTSLAITNWEIDLASSSRTVGNVARSYTSEAPSKQYGTVLGVRIHFPVEPFNSWAIIRPPFDIPAYEAQAEVDDDGNIQPAEDNDFTGPSRFEDGYGVVKNVGAIKSVAVDVYGLNFPHGLSTILVDPQGNKKSIFMGYVNFDGWGELRWENPQYVQAIRNRDLRIYPLYPEATPFVKFGGFLVQRDAAREGGDFIGYFRDVKIIYDKAVLDTDRDIDDEALWGIIRDRETAKKVYEMEQFGHDQVLRYLENQKQATENSFTPAPTTDQQ, from the coding sequence ATGAAAAGGATATTCATTCTAGTCACTGTAGCGTTGTTTACCGCCGGAGCGGTGTTTGCTGACGAAGCCGTACTGATCGATTTCGCCAAACTTGCAGCGGATATCACGGTCAATGATGACAGTGATGGCGCAAAGCCTAATGAAAACCGGAGGACCATGATGGATTATGGTACCGTAGCCGGCGGCAGCTTCACCACCGAACAAAAACAGGTGATGAAAACATCCCTTGCCATAACCAATTGGGAGATTGACCTAGCGTCATCTTCCCGTACCGTTGGGAATGTTGCCCGAAGTTACACTTCCGAGGCTCCTTCCAAGCAATACGGTACCGTTCTGGGTGTACGGATTCATTTCCCTGTGGAACCATTTAATTCTTGGGCTATTATCAGGCCGCCCTTTGATATTCCTGCGTACGAAGCTCAGGCAGAGGTCGATGATGATGGAAATATCCAGCCTGCCGAGGATAACGATTTTACCGGTCCTTCCCGCTTTGAAGACGGGTATGGTGTGGTAAAGAACGTAGGAGCTATCAAATCGGTAGCGGTTGACGTTTATGGCCTTAATTTCCCCCACGGCCTTTCTACCATTCTTGTTGATCCCCAGGGGAACAAGAAGTCGATATTTATGGGTTATGTCAATTTTGACGGCTGGGGAGAACTTCGCTGGGAAAATCCCCAATATGTTCAGGCTATACGGAACCGGGATTTGCGTATCTATCCCTTGTATCCCGAGGCGACTCCCTTTGTGAAGTTTGGTGGCTTCCTTGTTCAGCGGGATGCCGCGAGGGAAGGCGGGGATTTCATTGGATATTTCAGGGATGTAAAGATTATCTACGATAAAGCGGTTCTTGATACAGACCGGGATATTGATGATGAGGCTCTTTGGGGCATAATTCGGGATCGGGAAACTGCGAAGAAAGTATACGAAATGGAACAGTTTGGGCACGATCAGGTATTGCGGTATCTTGAAAATCAGAAACAGGCTACCGAGAATTCCTTTACTCCGGCGCCCACTACGGACCAGCAATAA
- a CDS encoding GerMN domain-containing protein, giving the protein MKGFIKDFPAAAARFLQKKAQRRFMYLCLLGILAFADFLILGLVRRTFVFYSIDTGIPVVEDRMVSQTGSRENVISRYVKEALLGPVSLDSAPLFSKGTRLESLLYRDGVIYADLSESAALAPLNGADVFTGLYTLYGGIRRNFSYVKDVRLFIAGHEAYSEKFREKFVGIADI; this is encoded by the coding sequence ATGAAAGGTTTTATCAAGGACTTCCCGGCCGCCGCCGCAAGATTCCTGCAAAAAAAAGCGCAGCGTCGGTTTATGTACCTGTGCCTTCTTGGAATTCTAGCTTTTGCCGATTTTCTTATTTTAGGGCTTGTCAGGCGGACCTTTGTATTTTATTCTATAGATACTGGGATCCCGGTAGTGGAAGACCGTATGGTGTCCCAAACCGGATCCCGGGAAAACGTTATTAGCCGGTACGTGAAAGAGGCGTTGTTAGGGCCGGTTTCTCTGGATTCGGCGCCGCTTTTTTCCAAGGGAACCCGGCTTGAATCTTTGTTATACCGGGATGGGGTGATATACGCAGACCTGTCGGAGTCTGCGGCTCTGGCTCCCCTGAACGGGGCGGATGTTTTTACCGGCTTATACACCCTTTATGGAGGTATTAGACGGAATTTTTCGTATGTTAAGGATGTACGGTTGTTTATAGCCGGACACGAGGCATATTCCGAAAAATTTCGTGAAAAATTTGTCGGTATTGCCGATATTTAA